GAAATGGCGCAGATCGGTATGCGCGGATTCCAGGAATTCCTGGCGAATCCGGACCGCGAGACGGCCATCCTGGACCGCCTGGAAAAGGCCCGCGAGCGCATTTTCAAGTGATGGCCGCTTTGTAAGCATGCAGCGCAACCCGCCCCCGCGCGGGTTGCCACAGGGATTGCAATGAAAGAGTTCTGGGGCCGCAACCAGGCCTGGATAACGCCGCTACTGCTGCTGGTACTGCCCGCGGGCCTGTTCCTGCTGGTCATCGTGTCTTCCATCGTGCAGAGCATCTGGCTGAGCCTGTTCGACTGGGACGGTACTGGGCCGAAGACCTGGGTGGGGCTGGGCAACTATGTCGAGCTGTTCGGCGATCCGCAGTTCTGGGTGTCGTTGAAGAACAATGTCATCTGGCTGGTCCTGTTCCTGCTCGCGCCCGTCATCGGACTCGCGCTGGCGCTGTTCCTGAACCAGAAGCTGCCCGAGATGCGGTTCGTGAAGTCCATGTTCTTCATTCCGCTGGTACTGGCGCACGTGATCATCGGCGTGGTGTTCACCTGGTTCTACGACCCCACCTTCGGCCTGCTGGCGCTGGCGTTCAAGGCGCTCGGGTTGCAGCCGCTGGCGGTGCTTTCCGACGAGCATTTCGTGACGCTGGGCATCATCATCGCCGCCCTGTGGTCGCAGATCGCATTCTGCCTGGTGTTGTTCCTGGCCGGTCTTTCACAGATCGACCATGAACTGATCGCCGCGGCGAAAATGGACGGCGCGTCCGGATGGCGCCTGTTCCGCCATATCGTGCTGCCGCAACTGCATTCGGTGACCTTCGTCGCCGTCATCATCACGGTCATCATGTCTTTGCGCAACTTCGACATGATCGCGGTGATGACCCAGGGCGGTCCCTACGGCTCTTCCACCGTGCTGGCCTACCAGATGTACGACACCACGATTTTCAGTTTCCGCGCGGGCTACGGCGCGGCCATCGCGACCGTGCTGTTCCTGATCATGAGCATCTACATCGCCTTGTTCCTGCGGTACACCTTGCGCAACGAAGCCCGGGAGCAACTCTGATGTATCCGTCGCCCATTGCCGACCGTCCACCTGGCCAGCGCCTGGCCTACCGTGTGGCGCTATACATTGCGCTGCTGGTCTGGATCCTGCCGCTGGTGGCGGTCATGATGACGGCCCTGCGTTCGCAGGGCGACCTGCTGTCGGGCAACTACTGGGGTTGGCCCAGCCAGTTTTCGCTGGTGTCGAATTACCACGAGGTCTTCGCGTCGTCCCCGATGGGCGTGTTCTTCGTGAACAGCGTGCTCGTCACCGGCATCACCGTGTTCCTGGTGCTGGTCCTGTCGACGCTGGCGGGCGTGGCCCTGGGCAAGTACCGCTTTCGCGGCAGGACCTGGTTGTTCGCCATGTTCATCGCCGGGAACTTCGTTCCATATCAGATCCTGATGATCCCCGTGCGCAACCTGGTCGTGCACCTGGGGCTGTACGACAGCATCTGGGCATTGATTCTATTCCATACCGCCTTCCAGACGGGCTTCGCCACGCTGTTCCTGCGCAACTTCATCGCGGCGCTGCCCGAGGAATTGTTCGAGGCGGCACGCATTGAAGGTGTCAGCGAATTCCAGATCCTGCGGACCATCGTCATCCCGCTGGTGCGCCCGGCGCTGGCCGGGGTCGCCGTCCTGGTATTCACTTTTGTCTGGAACGACTATTTCTGGGCGCTGGTGCTGGTGCAGAGCGATGCGGCCAAGCCCTTGACGCTGGGGTTGGCGGGGCTGAAAGGAGAATGGCTTACGGCCTGGAACCTGATTTCGGCCGGCGCGCTGTTCGCCGCGCTGCCGCCCGTGGCCTTGTTCTTCTTCATGCAGAAGCACTTCGTGGCGGGCCTGACCGCGGGCGCGGTGCGGGGTTAAGCGGCCCTGGGGTCTCCCGGCGCCGATGCCGGGCGGGTCGGTCGCCATGCCGTCGCTTAGAATGCCCGGATCGACCATTCCATGGATATCCGGTGCAAGCGATCCATCCCGACCCAGCCGACGTAGTAGGGGCTGAACCCATGCACATCTGGGTCGACGCCGATGCCTGTCCCGCCGTCATCAAGGAAATCCTGTATCGCGCGGCGCAGCGGTGGCAGGTGTCCCTGACGCTCGTCGCCAACCAGATGCTGCGTACGCCGCCGTCGCCCTTGATCCGGGCCGTGCAGGTGCCGCGAGGCTTCGACGTGGCGGATGACTACATCGTGCAGCACGTCAAGGCAGGAGACCTGGTCATTACCGGCGATATCCCGCTGGCGGCCCAGGTCCTGGACAAGCACGCCCTGGTGCTCAGCCCGCGCGGCGAACGCTTCTCGGCCGGCACCATACGGGAGCGCCTGTCGATGCGCGACATGATGGAAGACCTGCGCAACGCCGGCGTCGATATCGGCGGACCCGCGGCGTTCAGCCAGGCCGATCGCCGCGCCTTCGGCAACGCGCTGGATCGCCTGATGCTCGCGGCCCGGCGGGACGCCTGAAGGCAGCAGGTAAGTCGGGGGCAGGGGGCCTGATTCGCAGCAGTTAAGTCGGGAACAGGGCGCCTGATTCGCCCTGCGCGCCGCGCCGCCGCCTGGATCCCGGCTCTAGCGTTGGGAACCGTTCATGGCCGGCGGCCCAGCAGACCGGCGACGCCGTAGCGGATGCGTGCCCACATCGCCTTGAGCCCGATGCTGAGCATATTGAGTTCAGCGGCCGGCGGCGCGCTTGCCGCCTTGCCGTGTTGCGCCTGCATCATGCGCGATTGGGCCAAGGCCAGGATGGCCTGGGCCTGGCCCAGTACCGCCTGCGCCT
This genomic interval from Bordetella genomosp. 8 contains the following:
- a CDS encoding YaiI/YqxD family protein, with translation MHIWVDADACPAVIKEILYRAAQRWQVSLTLVANQMLRTPPSPLIRAVQVPRGFDVADDYIVQHVKAGDLVITGDIPLAAQVLDKHALVLSPRGERFSAGTIRERLSMRDMMEDLRNAGVDIGGPAAFSQADRRAFGNALDRLMLAARRDA
- a CDS encoding carbohydrate ABC transporter permease; translated protein: MYPSPIADRPPGQRLAYRVALYIALLVWILPLVAVMMTALRSQGDLLSGNYWGWPSQFSLVSNYHEVFASSPMGVFFVNSVLVTGITVFLVLVLSTLAGVALGKYRFRGRTWLFAMFIAGNFVPYQILMIPVRNLVVHLGLYDSIWALILFHTAFQTGFATLFLRNFIAALPEELFEAARIEGVSEFQILRTIVIPLVRPALAGVAVLVFTFVWNDYFWALVLVQSDAAKPLTLGLAGLKGEWLTAWNLISAGALFAALPPVALFFFMQKHFVAGLTAGAVRG
- a CDS encoding carbohydrate ABC transporter permease, whose product is MKEFWGRNQAWITPLLLLVLPAGLFLLVIVSSIVQSIWLSLFDWDGTGPKTWVGLGNYVELFGDPQFWVSLKNNVIWLVLFLLAPVIGLALALFLNQKLPEMRFVKSMFFIPLVLAHVIIGVVFTWFYDPTFGLLALAFKALGLQPLAVLSDEHFVTLGIIIAALWSQIAFCLVLFLAGLSQIDHELIAAAKMDGASGWRLFRHIVLPQLHSVTFVAVIITVIMSLRNFDMIAVMTQGGPYGSSTVLAYQMYDTTIFSFRAGYGAAIATVLFLIMSIYIALFLRYTLRNEAREQL